A genomic segment from Aegilops tauschii subsp. strangulata cultivar AL8/78 chromosome 1, Aet v6.0, whole genome shotgun sequence encodes:
- the LOC109781872 gene encoding G-type lectin S-receptor-like serine/threonine-protein kinase At2g19130: protein MASWFPPPSCSLLLHLLVVVALLVPSHGSSSNATDTITASRPLTGDQKLISQRGKFALGFFQPQAEGSGGRWYVGIWYNKIPVQTIVWVANREKPISDPASSSLTISDDGNIVLRQSKSVVWSSNSTNEAFNSTIAVLLDTGNLVVRHKSNSSHVVWQSFDDMTDTWLPGNKLSFNKVTGVSNRIISWKNNGDPAPGMFTVEMDPNGSKQYIILWNSSMVYWDTGNWTGSSFPNMPELSRANTYPNTPYTYQFVDNDQETYFTYNVTDDRILSRHVIGVSGQTQSSVWVEAAQAWVVYFSQPKANCDVYGFCGAYSKCSGSALSSSCSCLKGFSERDPNSWNLGDPTAGCRRNVQLQCGSKGLEKEKQDRFYTINSVKLPDKAYTSIEGTSNQNCQSACLNNCSCTAYSYNGTCSLWYAELLNLQDTIDGSLDNIHIRVAASELPDSRTKKRWIAGVAVGGVATLGCAVIALYFLLRRRRRINSMNLGKGSLISFKYNDLQFLTKNFSEILGVGAFGSVFKGVLPDATIMAVKKLEGLRQGEKQFRAEVSTIGTIQHVNLIQLLGFCSEGTKRLLVYEYMPNGSLDHHLFRSSTAPLSWSTRYQIATGVARGLTYLHEECRDCIIHCDIKPENILLGESLVPKVADFGLAKLLGRDFSRVLTSMRGTIGYLAPEWISGEAITTKADVFSYGMMLFEIISGKRNNMHTGTSTYTFFPMWVVRKLVEGDVQTLIDSELVTDVDLRELERVCMVACWCVQDSESSRPTMGEIVQILEGLVRVEMPPVPRYLQVLAEGVKPSEVSNLS from the exons ATGGCGAGCTGGTTTCCTCCTCCTTCATGCTCTCTCCTCCTGCACTTGCTCGTCGTCGTGGCACTGCTGGTCCCGTCACATGGGTCGTCGTCGAATGCCACCGACACGATCACGGCGAGCCGGCCGCTCACCGGGGACCAGAAGTTGATCTCGCAGCGCGGCAAATTCGCGCTCGGGTTCTTCCAGCCTCAAG CTGAAGGATCTGGAGGCAGGTGGTACGTGGGTATTTGGTACAACAAAATCCCGGTGCAAACTATTGTATGGGTGGCCAACAGGGAGAAACCAATATCTGATCCAGCCTCATCAAGCCTGACGATCTCTGATGACGGAAATATTGTCCTCCGTCAGTCCAAATCGGTTGTCTGGTCAAGCAATTCAACCAATGAAGCTTTTAACTCCACCATTGCTGTGCTCCTTGACACAGGGAACCTAGTGGTTAGACACAAGTCCAACAGCTCCCATGTGGTCTGGCAAAGTTTCGATGATATGACAGACACATGGCTCCCAGGTAATAAGCTCAGTTTTAACAAGGTGACTGGTGTGTCCAACCGGATCATTTCTTGGAAAAACAATGGTGATCCAGCGCCAGGAATGTTCACCGTGGAGATGGATCCAAATGGCTCAAAGCAATACATCATCCTATGGAATAGCTCCATGGTGTACTGGGACACTGGCAACTGGACCGGCAGCTCATTTCCTAACATGCCGGAGTTGTCGCGTGCAAACACCTATCCCAACACCCCATACACTTATCAGTTTGTTGACAATGACCAGGAAACATACTTCACCTATAATGTTACTGATGATAGAATATTATCAAGGCATGTCATTGGCGTGTCAGGTCAAACTCAGTCTTCTGTATGGGTGGAGGCTGCACAGGCCTGGGTGGTCTATTTTTCACAACCAAAAGCCAACTGCGATGTGTATGGATTCTGTGGAGCTTACAGCAAGTGCAGTGGGAGTGCCCTGTCATCATCGTGTAGCTGCCTCAAGGGCTTCAGTGAGCGTGATCCAAATAGTTGGAATCTGGGCGATCCAACTGCAGGTTGTAGGAGAAATGTCCAATTGCAGTGTGGCAGCAAGGGCTTGGAGAAAGAAAAGCAGGATAGGTTCTATACAATCAATAGTGTGAAACTGCCTGACAAAGCATATACTAGTATTGAGGGTACCAGCAATCAGAACTGCCAATCAGCTTGCCTGAACAATTGTTCATGTACCGCTTACTCTTATAATGGCACATGCTCACTTTGGTATGCAGAACTTCTGAATTTGCAAGACACCATTGACGGTTCTCTGGATAACATTCATATAAGGGTGGCAGCCTCTGAGTTACCAGATTCAAGAACCAAGAAACGGTGGATTGCTGGAGTTGCCGTCGGTGGAGTTGCTACCCTAGGTTGTGCAGTGATCGCTTTATATTTCCTTCTCCGCAGGAGGAGAAGAATTAACAGTATGAATCTTGGTAAGGGGTCTCTGATCAGCTTTAAATACAATGATCTGCAGTTCCTTACCAAAAATTTCTCTGAGATATTGGGTGTGGGAGCTTTTGGCTCTGTGTTCAAAGGAGTTCTACCAGACGCAACTATAATGGCGGTGAAGAAGCTGGAGGGCCTCCGTCAAGGGGAGAAGCAATTTCGGGCTGAAGTGAGTACTATTGGAACAATTCAGCATGTCAACTTGATTCAACTACTTGGTTTTTGTTCTGAAGGAACGAAGCGGTTGCTCGTCTATGAGTATATGCCTAATGGTTCATTGGATCATCATCTGTTTAGGAGTAGCACTGCGCCTTTAAGTTGGAGCACAAGATACCAAATCGCGACCGGAGTTGCACGGGGATTAACTTACCTGCACGAGGAGTGCAGGGATTGCATCATACATTGTGATATTAAGCCAGAAAATATATTATTGGGTGAATCACTAGTTCCAAAGGTGGCAGACTTTGGATTGGCAAAGCTCCTTGGCCGAGATTTTAGTAGGGTTTTAACATCAATGAGAGGCACCATAGGGTATCTTGCACCTGAGTGGATAAGTGGTGAGGCTATCACAACAAAGGCTGATGTTTTCAGCTATGGAATGATGCTTTTTGAGATTATATCTGGCAAGAGGAACAATATGCATACTGGCACAAGCACATATACATTTTTTCCTATGTGGGTAGTGAGGAAGCTAGTGGAAGGAGATGTGCAAACATTGATTGATTCCGAACTTGTCACTGATGTGGACCTAAGGGAGCTTGAAAGGGTATGCATGGTTGCATGTTGGTGTGTTCAAGACAGTGAGAGCTCCAGGCCAACGATGGGGGAAATTGTTCAGATCCTAGAAGGGTTGGTTCGTGTTGAAATGCCGCCTGTTCCAAGGTATCTTCAAGTTCTTGCTGAAGGTGTAAAACCGTCTGAAGTTTCTAATCTTTCATGA